The following coding sequences lie in one Anticarsia gemmatalis isolate Benzon Research Colony breed Stoneville strain chromosome 16, ilAntGemm2 primary, whole genome shotgun sequence genomic window:
- the LOC142979595 gene encoding 3-oxoacyl-[acyl-carrier-protein] reductase FabG-like produces the protein MSFNSKVVLITGASSGIGAACAIRFAKSSATLALVGRNHDNLTKIALQCEKLNHLKPLLIIADITSENDIERIVEETIKKYSKIDVLINNAGVNSVPGAHTPAEAYDRVMTTNLRGTYLLSTKVIPYLTKTKGNIVNISSILSNKPIPVMTPYCMSKAALDMFTKCTALQLGPKGVRVNSVNPGPVKTELFRRGGMSDTDCDTMFTGIEMKSPLKKITTGEDVAELVLFLASDRASCINGSCYVIDCGLMLGDAGGL, from the coding sequence ATGTCTTTTAATAGTAAAGTGGTGTTAATTACCGGCGCGAGCTCGGGTATAGGAGCAGCCTGTGCGATCAGATTTGCCAAATCATCCGCCACACTAGCACTAGTCGGAAGAAACCACGACAATCTAACAAAAATCGCACTCCAATGCGAGAAACTCAACCACCTAAAACCACTTCTCATCATTGCCGATATAACTTCAGAGAACGACATAGAGAGGATTGTCGAGGAAACCATAAAGAAGTACAGTAAGATCGACGTGCTAATAAACAACGCGGGAGTAAACTCTGTACCCGGCGCACACACGCCGGCAGAGGCTTACGACCGAGTTATGACAACCAATCTACGCGGAACGTACTTACTCTCTACCAAAGTTATACCTTACTTGACAAAAACTAAAGGAAACATCGTAAACATCTCCAGTATATTGTCGAACAAACCAATACCTGTTATGACCCCCTATTGCATGTCGAAAGCGGCTTTGGACATGTTCACAAAATGCACCGCGCTGCAATTGGGCCCCAAAGGAGTTAGAGTGAATTCTGTGAACCCAGGACCTGTGAAAACGGAGCTATTTCGGAGAGGCGGTATGAGCGATACAGATTGTGATACGATGTTCACTGGCATTGAAATGAAATCTCCATTGAAGAAAATAACTACTGGGGAAGATGTAGCGGAACTAGTGTTGTTTCTAGCCAGTGATAGAGCGAGTTGTATTAATGGAAGTTGCTACGTCATCGACTGCGGACTAATGTTGGGCGACGCCGGCGGTTTGTGA